A DNA window from Undibacterium sp. YM2 contains the following coding sequences:
- a CDS encoding HDOD domain-containing protein, whose amino-acid sequence MDRLEIFKSIAAEVNRGDIVFPTNVEASLRLQRTLDDPDCHIDTAAKLIMADPLLSARTVAIANSAAYRRSTNEITHVRLAVNRLGFRTLKAMLAAVIVRQLNSKVTDPVLKHKADRLWEHSAHVSSLAQVIAKQVTRVDPETAMFAGIVHEIGGFYLISRAEEFPGLLDGEPEIWIEYGERMIGRGIMRQLGIPESVMQAVEAMWHGVCAFPPESLGDTLILANDIAPVLSPLHDVDREYNKKFARRLNFDTEDSNFQIIMEEQEEQIDTLATALMM is encoded by the coding sequence ATGGACAGGTTGGAAATTTTTAAAAGCATAGCCGCAGAGGTAAATCGTGGGGACATCGTCTTCCCTACCAATGTGGAAGCTTCGCTAAGACTACAACGTACCCTGGACGATCCCGATTGCCATATAGATACGGCAGCCAAGCTCATCATGGCTGATCCCTTGCTTTCAGCCCGCACTGTTGCCATCGCCAATTCGGCAGCCTACCGCCGTTCGACGAATGAAATTACGCACGTCCGGCTCGCGGTCAACCGCCTCGGTTTCCGTACTCTCAAAGCCATGCTGGCTGCCGTCATCGTGCGCCAACTCAATAGCAAGGTCACTGACCCGGTTTTAAAGCACAAGGCCGACAGATTGTGGGAACACTCTGCCCATGTCTCTTCACTGGCGCAGGTCATTGCCAAACAGGTCACCAGGGTAGATCCTGAAACTGCCATGTTTGCCGGTATCGTGCATGAAATTGGCGGCTTTTACCTGATCTCCCGTGCAGAAGAATTCCCTGGCTTGCTTGATGGCGAACCAGAAATCTGGATTGAATACGGCGAACGCATGATAGGCCGCGGCATTATGCGCCAGCTGGGCATACCCGAGAGCGTCATGCAGGCAGTAGAAGCCATGTGGCATGGCGTTTGCGCCTTCCCTCCAGAATCCTTGGGTGACACCCTGATCCTGGCGAATGACATCGCACCAGTGCTGTCGCCTCTGCATGATGTGGACAGGGAATACAATAAGAAATTTGCCCGCCGCCTGAATTTTGATACTGAAGACAGTAACTTCCAGATCATCATGGAAGAGCAGGAAGAACAGATAGATACTCTGGCTACTGCCCTGATGATGTAA
- a CDS encoding acyltransferase family protein, with protein sequence MLTVKRFAALDAMRGLTVAAMLLVNNAGDWSHVYPWLEHAAWHGCTPADLIFPSFLFIMGASLAMSVDAQISKAGHIVDIRKKVLWRGLRLFMLGISLHLVAWVLIDGRQFRLLGVLQRIGICYAVVAFLMTYVRQLSSLALLCLAAMLAYWALLGWGGSYEPHLNLVDKIDTAMLGKLAYSFDVQTGLAQEPEGLLSTVMAMMSVLTGVWAGRAMRDAQLMHMLAGAAGLILLALIWSAYLPFNKQLWTPSFVCWTSAWAILLLLGMHLLIDRQGWPAISKSLGVNAIAVYAGAWLATCVLAWTGWANAIYQHVFIAVLQKQTGEEFSSFAYAACFTLVFAGLAFAMNKKGWRIVI encoded by the coding sequence ATGCTTACAGTAAAACGTTTTGCAGCATTGGATGCGATGCGCGGCCTCACGGTTGCTGCCATGCTATTGGTAAACAATGCCGGTGACTGGTCGCATGTGTATCCCTGGCTGGAACATGCGGCCTGGCATGGTTGCACACCTGCGGATCTTATCTTCCCGTCCTTCTTGTTCATCATGGGTGCGTCTTTAGCGATGTCTGTGGATGCGCAAATCAGTAAAGCTGGCCATATTGTTGATATACGCAAGAAAGTACTCTGGCGCGGTTTGCGACTGTTCATGCTGGGTATCAGCTTGCACCTCGTCGCCTGGGTCTTGATAGACGGGCGTCAATTCCGCCTGCTTGGGGTCTTGCAGCGCATAGGCATTTGTTATGCAGTGGTAGCTTTCCTGATGACCTACGTGCGGCAATTGTCCAGCCTGGCGTTGCTCTGCCTCGCGGCCATGCTGGCATATTGGGCTTTGCTGGGCTGGGGCGGTTCGTATGAACCACATCTGAACCTGGTCGATAAAATAGATACTGCCATGCTCGGCAAACTGGCGTATAGCTTTGATGTACAAACCGGTCTCGCGCAAGAGCCCGAAGGTTTGCTTTCTACAGTGATGGCAATGATGAGTGTCTTGACCGGCGTCTGGGCGGGCAGGGCCATGCGTGATGCGCAGTTGATGCACATGCTGGCAGGTGCGGCTGGCTTGATATTGTTGGCGCTGATCTGGTCAGCTTATCTGCCTTTCAATAAACAACTGTGGACGCCATCTTTTGTGTGCTGGACCAGTGCCTGGGCGATCTTGCTCTTGCTGGGCATGCATCTGCTGATAGACAGGCAGGGCTGGCCTGCGATTAGTAAAAGCCTGGGTGTGAATGCGATAGCCGTTTATGCGGGCGCATGGCTGGCAACTTGTGTGCTGGCCTGGACTGGTTGGGCAAATGCGATCTACCAGCATGTATTTATAGCTGTGCTGCAAAAGCAAACAGGCGAAGAATTTTCATCCTTCGCCTATGCAGCATGCTTTACTTTGGTGTTTGCCGGCCTGGCATTTGCCATGAACAAAAAGGGCTGGCGGATAGTGATCTGA